One Oceanibaculum indicum P24 DNA segment encodes these proteins:
- a CDS encoding PAS domain-containing protein, giving the protein MYRADIIDLSHIQDPRLARLADYWQSKRGDRPIPYRADIDPVDFPRLLPNVWLVQYEAAPDRFLYRLSGEEIRRVHPGISFGRYIDEFLSPQALARIQPFYREVLGLDGGAPTILHMHGFVYRMSEYGLSATGERLVLPLLDGEGAPRFIFGATLYRFDPVPRNAPDGDPPVTRTAVPIV; this is encoded by the coding sequence ATGTATCGCGCCGACATCATCGATCTCAGCCATATACAGGACCCGCGCCTGGCGCGGCTTGCCGATTATTGGCAGAGCAAGCGCGGTGACAGGCCGATCCCCTACCGCGCCGATATCGACCCGGTAGATTTCCCGAGGCTGCTGCCCAATGTCTGGCTGGTGCAGTACGAGGCGGCGCCGGACCGGTTCCTCTACCGGCTGTCCGGCGAGGAAATCCGGCGGGTGCATCCCGGCATCTCCTTCGGGCGCTATATCGATGAATTCCTTTCGCCGCAGGCGCTGGCCCGCATCCAGCCCTTTTACCGCGAGGTGCTGGGCCTTGATGGCGGCGCACCGACGATCCTGCATATGCACGGCTTCGTCTATCGGATGAGCGAATACGGCCTGTCCGCGACCGGCGAAAGGCTGGTCCTGCCGCTGCTGGATGGGGAGGGCGCACCGCGCTTCATCTTCGGCGCTACGCTCTACCGTTTCGACCCCGTGCCGCGGAATGCTCCGGACGGCGACCCGCCGGTCACCCGCACGGCGGTGCCCATAGTTTAA
- a CDS encoding NnrU family protein, which yields MTGSIDSLFVAAVTFVAAHFLLASQPVRAGVVRAIGEVGFMIAYSGISTVLFVWMLAAYGNAPYADVWYPAPWTRHVVFTIMPFSVLLVVLGYLTPNPTAVGGERAFEAPDPAPGIFRVTRHPVMWGIGLWALVHLLANGDQASIVLFGALAILAFGGMLAVDSKRARKMGAKWGPLAMTTSIIPFMAILEGRARFDWPGIGWRRLGIALAVFLLLMLGHPYFAGVALLH from the coding sequence ATGACCGGATCGATCGACTCTCTTTTCGTCGCTGCCGTGACCTTCGTCGCCGCCCATTTCCTGCTGGCCAGCCAGCCGGTGCGCGCGGGCGTGGTGCGGGCCATTGGCGAAGTTGGCTTCATGATCGCCTATTCCGGCATCTCGACGGTGCTGTTCGTCTGGATGCTGGCTGCCTATGGCAACGCGCCCTATGCCGATGTCTGGTATCCGGCCCCCTGGACCCGGCATGTCGTCTTCACCATCATGCCGTTCTCCGTGCTGCTGGTGGTGCTGGGCTACCTCACCCCGAACCCGACGGCAGTCGGCGGAGAGCGCGCCTTCGAGGCGCCCGACCCTGCGCCCGGCATCTTCCGTGTCACCCGGCATCCGGTGATGTGGGGCATTGGCCTGTGGGCGCTGGTGCATCTGCTGGCGAATGGCGATCAGGCCAGCATCGTGCTGTTCGGCGCGCTCGCCATCCTGGCCTTCGGCGGCATGCTGGCGGTCGATTCCAAGCGGGCGCGGAAGATGGGCGCGAAATGGGGCCCGCTGGCGATGACCACCTCCATCATCCCCTTTATGGCCATTCTGGAAGGGCGCGCGCGGTTCGACTGGCCGGGCATTGGCTGGCGGCGCCTTGGCATCGCGCTGGCCGTGTTTCTGCTGCTGATGCTGGGGCACCCCTATTTCGCCGGGGTGGCGCTGCTGCATTAA
- a CDS encoding DUF3253 domain-containing protein, whose amino-acid sequence MTEAKDLRGQLRAEILALTAARGPGKSICPSEAARAVRPEDWNRFMTETRRVAVQMAEAGEIEILRKGKPIAPDEVRGVIRLRRPVTGL is encoded by the coding sequence ATGACCGAAGCGAAGGATCTGCGGGGGCAATTGCGCGCGGAAATCCTGGCCCTGACGGCGGCACGCGGGCCGGGCAAGTCGATATGCCCGTCGGAGGCGGCGCGGGCGGTGCGCCCGGAGGACTGGAACCGCTTCATGACGGAGACACGGCGCGTCGCCGTCCAGATGGCCGAGGCCGGGGAGATCGAGATCCTGCGCAAGGGCAAGCCGATAGCGCCCGACGAGGTGCGTGGCGTCATCCGCTTGCGCCGGCCCGTTACTGGCCTTTGA